TTGCCGTTTTGATCGGTAGCCGTCACGGTGATCCGCACCAGGTCGCCATGGCTCGCGGCAGCCCCGACGTCGTTCCCGGCCACCTGTTCCTGGTAGGAGACCACAAATGCCGCATAGGTGGTGGTCTGCCACAGGTTGGTCAACTCGGCCGATGACAGTGCACTGACTTGCCCTGCCGGGAGGTTCTTGTCCAGAACGGGACCCTCGGAGTTAAGCAGGCGGCCCTCAAGCGCCACAGTACCCGTGGGCGGGGCCTTGGCCGCCGCCGCGTCCGGAATCCAGCCCCGGGCCACCGGGATCACCAATTCATCGGTGGCCGCCTGCCCGGTGAGCTTGGCTGCGCCGTCCACCACGAAGGCGGTGACCACCCAGAAGCCCGACTTGCCGTCCTGCATCCTGGACTGCACCACCACCTGCTTGGACGCGTCAAAATGTCCCGTGGCCGTGACCA
This genomic stretch from Arthrobacter dokdonellae harbors:
- a CDS encoding SURF1 family protein, encoding MLKTAVKPKWIAALVFALAVAAVFVLLSQWQFSRSTQTGVAPPSVTEKVQPLLKTIQPGQPLLGSEEGQLVTATGHFDASKQVVVQSRMQDGKSGFWVVTAFVVDGAAKLTGQAATDELVIPVARGWIPDAAAAKAPPTGTVALEGRLLNSEGPVLDKNLPAGQVSALSSAELTNLWQTTTYAAFVVSYQEQVAGNDVGAAASHGDLVRITVTATDQNGKVNWLNIFYAVEWVVFAGFAVFMWWRLVADDYRREQDALFDVHHDDEEFEPDLGESAK